The following coding sequences are from one Nilaparvata lugens isolate BPH chromosome 4, ASM1435652v1, whole genome shotgun sequence window:
- the LOC120348742 gene encoding isopentenyl-diphosphate Delta-isomerase 1-like, whose translation MLLQKRSASKVTFPGYVSNACCSHPLHEFREETVETNASGVKMAAGRRLEYELGIPRIHTQPASLHYLTRIHYKSVGDGTWGEHEIDYILVLHKDLPIVPNANEVSDVYYVAQTELPAFLDTLDAPLTPWFASILKSEKLHHWWNNLHRLDSVVEHDKIHKL comes from the exons ATGTTGCTGCAGAAACGGTCTGCTTCCAAG GTGACATTCCCCGGCTACGTATCGAACGCCTGTTGCAGTCACCCGCTCCACGAGTTCCGCGAAGAAACGGTCGAAACGAACGCCTCCGGAGTCAAAATGGCGGCCGGCCGTCGACTGGAATACGAGCTGGGCATTCCGCGCATCCACACGCAACCCGCCTCACTCCACTACCTCACCCGCATCCACTACAAGTCCGTTGGCGACGGAACGTGGGGCGAGCACGAGATCGACTACATCCTCGTGCTCCACAAGGACCTGCCGATAGTTCCCAACGCCAACGAGGTCAGTGATGTCTATTATGTCGCCCAAACCGAGTTGCCCGCTTTTTTGGACACTTTGGACGCGCCGCTCACTCCGTGGTTTGCGTCGATTTTGAAGTCTGAGAAGCTTCATCATTGGTGGAACAATTTGCATCGGTTGGACAGTGTTGTGGAGCATgacaaaattcataaactgtGA